In Trichoderma atroviride chromosome 2, complete sequence, one DNA window encodes the following:
- a CDS encoding uncharacterized protein (TransMembrane:1 (n13-23c35/36o59-75i)), with translation MPKSFPNSSKKKFLSFLPFSVCLNLRPSFISPTVSLIVLPLSVSESKSYTRPLPLVNKMIGIFLFAIIGAIGAFCQTTHSNGAFSYQGCSSIDSSCFGNALVFSDGRLTPEACQRACQGHLFAALFPDSCRCGDDANGVQPTDESKCDYPCMGDSTLGMCGSICPENSPIIANIYTRVTPSQVPAYGDPTNVQSSVAAADTSCTSTDVSSVGEPWQPQRITPEGPPPGIPTSFVGPASGDPAASVNPTLGSPASQSPQETPCATESNTGLSTPSQGPQDPPGPQGPLTPTDNAPEPKTFSSPNQQAPNATPSAICASPQPESYSGGNTPGSPGANPGGVDSANNCDPAGAPNESPVVSPESTLWPWPSKKPEGDPPVPSHVPASDSPSGFIPPLSGGGFILLAAAIIW, from the exons ATGCCCAAAAGTTTCCCAAACtcatccaaaaaaaaatttctctCCTTTCTACCCTTTTCTGTCTGTCTCAATCTGCGTCCATCGTTCATTAGCCCAACTGTGTCTCTCATTGTTCTGCCCTTGTCAGTATCAGAGTCCAAATCTTATACTCGGCCACTCCCTCTTGTCAACAAGATGATAGGCATCTTTCTATTCGCCATTATCGGTGCGATTGGTGCTTTTTGCCAAACTACGCACAGCAACGGCGCATTCTCGTACCAGGGCTGCTCTTCGATCGACTCATCTTGCTTCGGAAATGCCCTTGTGTTTTCTGACGGTCGCCTGACTCCTGAAGCGTGCCAACGTGCCTGCCAAGGTCACCTCTTCGCTGCCCTTTTTCCCGA CTCTTGCCGATGCGGAGATGATGCAAATGGTGTTCAACCAACCGACGAGTCAAAGTGTGACTATCCGTGCATGGGAGACAGCACTCTCGGCATGTGTGGGAGCATCTGCCCAGAGAATTCACCCATCATTGCCAACATTTACACGCGAGTCACACCTAGTCAGGTGCCAGCCTATGGAGACCCAACAAACGTTCAGTCCTCTGTCGCTGCGGCTGACACCTCCTGCACATCTACTGATGTCTCATCAGTTGGAGAACCGTGGCAGCCTCAGAGAATCACGCCAGAAGGACCACCACCAGGAATTCCAACATCTTTCGTTGGTCCTGCATCTGGAgatccagcagcatcagtgAATCCAACCCTTGGTTCTCCTGCATCTCAGAGTCCTCAAGAAACACCATGCGCTACTGAGAGCAATACTGGCTTGTCCACGCCTTCTCAGGGTCCCCAGGATCCCCCAGGCCCCCAGGGACCTCTTACCCCAACTGACAATGCCCCGGAGCCCAAGACGTTTTCCAGCCCAAACCAGCAGGCTCCAAATGCGACACCTTCTGCCATTTGCGCGTCGCCTCAACCAGAGTCCTATTCTGGGGGAAACACTCCAGGCTCTCCTGGTGCAAATCCTGGTGGTGTGGATTCAGCGAATAATTGTGACCCTGCTGGGGCGCCAAATGAATCTCCTGTCGTTTCCCCCGAGAGCACTCtctggccgtggccgagCAAGAAGCCTGAGGGTGATCCTCCGGTTCCCTCTCACGTTCCGGCTTCGGATTCCCCTTCTGGGTTcattcctcctctctctggTGGAGGGTTCATcttgctggcagcagcaattatCTGGTAA